A region of the Acidimicrobiales bacterium genome:
TCCTTGATGACGGCGATCTTCTGGCCGCCGGCAGCGGTCAGCACGACGTCGAACTCGTCCTTCTCCTCCTCTGCGGCAGCGGCATCGCCACCACCGGCAGGGGCGGCAGCCACAGCGGCGGGGGCCGCCGCGGTCACGCCGAACTTCTCCTCGAAGTCCTTGAGCAGCTCGCTCAGCTCGAGGACGGTCATGCTCGAGATCGCGTCGAGGATCTCGTCTTTGCTCAGGGTCTTGGTAGCCATGGGGTTACTCCTCGGTGTCGGTCTCGGTCGGGGTGTCAGGAGCGCCAGCGTCGGCGGCCGCCTCGGGGGCACCGCCCTGCTGGTCGATGAGGGCCTTGAGGCCGTAGGCGAAGTTGCGGGGCAGGGCCTCCAACAGGCCGGCGAACTGCTGCAACGGTGCGGCCAGACCTCCGGCCAACCGGGACAGCAGGACGTCGCGCGGCTCGATGTCGGCCAGGGCCCGTGCCTGCTCGGCAGACAGCGGTGCGCCCGACATGACGCCGCCCTTGACCACCAACGCGGGGTTGGTGCGGCCGAAGTCACGCAGGGCCCTCGCC
Encoded here:
- the rplL gene encoding 50S ribosomal protein L7/L12 — its product is MATKTLSKDEILDAISSMTVLELSELLKDFEEKFGVTAAAPAAVAAAPAGGGDAAAAEEEKDEFDVVLTAAGGQKIAVIKEVRSLTSLGLKEAKDLVESAPKAVIEKANKEDAEKAKAALEGAGATVELK
- the rplJ gene encoding 50S ribosomal protein L10, with the protein product MENPRAEKVAVVDEVRERFEGSSAALLTEYRGLDVGALAELRRALRAAGSEYKVYKNTLVRFAARDAGLDLDELLTGPTAIAFVNDGDAVTVARALRDFGRTNPALVVKGGVMSGAPLSAEQARALADIEPRDVLLSRLAGGLAAPLQQFAGLLEALPRNFAYGLKALIDQQGGAPEAAADAGAPDTPTETDTEE